Proteins co-encoded in one Cucurbita pepo subsp. pepo cultivar mu-cu-16 chromosome LG15, ASM280686v2, whole genome shotgun sequence genomic window:
- the LOC111811280 gene encoding probably inactive leucine-rich repeat receptor-like protein kinase At3g28040, with amino-acid sequence MKTPSNSLSLLLFLLSLSSLVQSLTSPSDISALKAFKSAVKPSSITPWSCLASWNFSVDPCALPRRTFFSCGLLCNSAATRITQLTLDPAGYSGTLSPLLSRLTQLTILDISDNSFSGSIPSVIFSLPNLQILTLRSNSFTGSIPPSISNLKSLESLDFSHNSLAGNLPNTLHFLSVLRRLDLSFNRFTGSIPKLPPNLLELALKRNSISGYLVKSSFSDSTQLEVIELSENSLAGTLPTWFFLLPSLQQINLANNSLTRLEISPVAASGSDLVAVDLGFNRIEGNLPVNFASYPALSSLSLRYNRLRGAIPLEFSKKKTIKRLYLDGNFLTGKPPAAFFTSGDDLVSGSLGNNCLQGCPVSSQLCAPSQKPNAVCKEMYGSGKGKGKPMT; translated from the coding sequence ATGAAAACCCCTTCCAactccctctctctcctcctcttcctcctctctctctcctcccttGTTCAATCTCTCACCTCCCCCTCCGACATCTCCGCCCTCAAGGCCTTCAAATCCGCCGTCAAACCCTCCTCCATCACCCCTTGGTCCTGTTTAGCCTCCTGGAATTTCTCCGTCGATCCCTGTGCTCTCCCTCGCCGCACCTTCTTCTCCTGCGGCCTCCTTTGCAACTCCGCCGCCACTCGCATCACCCAACTCACACTCGATCCCGCCGGCTACTCCGGCACCCTCTCTCCGCTCCTCTCTCGCCTCACTCAGTTAACCATTCTCGACATCTCTGATAATTCCTTCTCCGGCTCAATCCCCTCtgtaattttctctctccccaATCTCCAAATCCTCACTCTCCGATCAAATTCCTTCACCGGATCCATTCCCCCTTCGATTTCCAACCTTAAATCCCTCGAATCGTTGGATTTCTCCCACAATTCCCTCGCCGGAAATCTCCCCAATACTCTGCATTTCCTCTCTGTTTTAAGACGCCTCGATCTCAGCTTCAATCGATTCACTGGTTCCATTCCTAAACTCCCACCAAACTTGCTCGAATTAGCTTTAAAACGAAATTCAATTTCTGGGTATTTGGTTAAATCGTCCTTCTCCGACTCCACTCAGTTGGAGGTGATCGAACTCAGTGAGAACTCGCTCGCCGGAACCTTGCCGACCTGGTTCTTCCTCCTCCCTTCCCTCCAGCAGATCAACCTGGCTAATAACAGCCTAACACGTCTCGAGATCTCCCCTGTCGCAGCCTCCGGCAGCGATCTTGTAGCCGTCGATTTGGGATTCAACAGAATTGAAGGGAACTTGCCGGTGAATTTCGCGAGCTATCCGGCGCTGTCATCGTTGTCGCTTCGGTACAATCGTCTACGTGGCGCGATCCCATTGGAGTTCAGTAAGAAGAAGACGATTAAGAGGTTGTACTTAGACGGGAACTTTTTGACTGGGAAACCGCCGGCGGCGTTCTTCACTAGCGGCGATGATCTGGTTTCCGGTAGCTTGGGGAATAATTGTCTGCAGGGATGTCCAGTGTCGTCTCAGCTGTGCGCTCCGTCGCAGAAACCGAACGCTGTTTGCAAGGAAATGTACGGAAGCGGgaagggaaaaggaaaaccgATGACCTGA